One window from the genome of Chloroflexota bacterium encodes:
- a CDS encoding type 2 isopentenyl-diphosphate Delta-isomerase, giving the protein MSRDIHEQRKTEHLRIALEETGVSSYVKTGLERYRFLHLALPEIDLESISTACEFLGHKLACPLLISSMTGGTPAAGELNERLARVAQEFGIALALGSVRAAVENESLVPTFRVRRWAPDVFLLCNLGAVQLNYGYGRDECMRAVEITEADALVLHLNPLQEAFQPSGNTRFAGLLRKIERLVRDLPVPVVVKEVGWGISGDVARRLVDCGVSAVDVAGAGGTSWSEIESLRMGPDDPLRKAAEDFREWGIPTAEAIRQAREECPDIPLIASGGLRTGIDLAKAIALGADIGGIALPFLRAAAVSEAALRDEVTRVLRGLRLAMFCIGAESISALRATDRLQSVPPEEHGVGR; this is encoded by the coding sequence CGGTACCGCTTCTTGCACCTGGCCTTGCCTGAAATTGACCTGGAGAGCATCTCCACGGCTTGCGAGTTTCTCGGCCACAAACTTGCCTGCCCCCTGCTCATCTCCAGCATGACTGGAGGCACCCCCGCTGCCGGCGAACTCAACGAACGCCTGGCGCGAGTAGCCCAGGAGTTTGGCATTGCGCTCGCGCTGGGGTCCGTCCGTGCTGCCGTGGAGAACGAGAGCCTCGTCCCCACCTTCCGGGTTCGCCGCTGGGCTCCGGACGTATTTTTGTTGTGCAATCTTGGCGCGGTGCAGTTGAACTACGGATACGGGCGGGATGAATGCATGCGCGCCGTGGAGATAACCGAGGCTGACGCGTTAGTGCTTCACCTCAACCCGCTTCAGGAAGCGTTCCAGCCCAGTGGGAACACGCGATTCGCTGGCCTTCTCCGAAAGATAGAGCGTCTTGTGCGAGATTTGCCCGTACCAGTGGTTGTCAAGGAGGTTGGATGGGGTATCTCCGGTGATGTGGCGCGCCGTTTGGTGGATTGTGGGGTATCGGCCGTTGATGTTGCTGGCGCAGGCGGCACGTCGTGGAGCGAAATAGAAAGCCTGCGCATGGGACCGGATGATCCATTGCGCAAAGCGGCCGAGGATTTCCGCGAGTGGGGCATCCCCACAGCCGAAGCGATTCGCCAGGCGAGAGAAGAGTGTCCGGATATCCCCCTCATCGCCAGCGGTGGACTTCGCACAGGGATTGACCTGGCGAAAGCCATCGCGCTCGGCGCCGACATTGGGGGAATCGCGCTTCCCTTCCTGCGGGCCGCAGCCGTTTCGGAGGCTGCCCTGCGCGACGAGGTAACAAGGGTGCTGCGCGGTCTCCGCTTGGCTATGTTCTGCATCGGTGCAGAAAGCATCTCGGCTCTTCGCGCGACAGATCGGCTTCAAAGCGTTCCACCCGAGGAACATGGAGTTGGGCGATAA
- a CDS encoding glycyl-radical enzyme activating protein, whose product MATTGVTFNVQQFSTEDGPGIRTTVFMKGCPLRCAWCHNPEGLRSQPDLVWHDTRCIAARDCLRVCPEGALQLTPSGMRIDREQCTVCGLCVQACPAAALEAIGRRWTVEELVAEILKDRVFYETSGGGVTFSGGEPMLQVDFLAEITKRCKDEGIHVALDTSGVLPWEAYERVLLYVDLVLLDLKILDPMRHKAATGMDNANVLVNAQRLAALGKPAWIRTPVIPGYTDDLENIKAIGRFIRECLPNVERWDLLAYTNLGKPKYHRLDLNYALDAVPLLTRQEMETVWRTAVECVQVAQWSGATRD is encoded by the coding sequence TTGGCGACTACAGGCGTTACATTCAACGTTCAGCAGTTCAGCACTGAAGATGGCCCGGGCATCCGCACCACGGTGTTCATGAAGGGTTGCCCGCTGCGGTGCGCTTGGTGCCATAACCCGGAGGGGCTGCGGAGCCAGCCGGACCTGGTCTGGCATGACACGCGGTGCATCGCGGCCCGCGATTGTCTTCGCGTCTGCCCCGAGGGCGCTCTGCAATTGACGCCCAGCGGCATGAGGATTGACAGGGAACAGTGCACGGTGTGCGGGCTATGTGTGCAGGCGTGCCCGGCAGCGGCGCTTGAGGCCATCGGGCGTCGGTGGACGGTTGAGGAACTGGTTGCCGAGATTCTCAAGGACCGGGTGTTCTACGAGACCTCGGGGGGCGGCGTAACGTTTAGCGGCGGGGAGCCAATGTTGCAGGTTGACTTCCTCGCGGAGATAACGAAACGCTGCAAAGATGAGGGGATTCACGTCGCTCTGGATACAAGCGGCGTGCTGCCCTGGGAGGCGTATGAGCGCGTGCTGCTCTATGTAGACTTGGTGTTGCTTGACCTGAAGATTCTGGATCCAATGCGCCACAAGGCCGCAACAGGCATGGACAATGCCAACGTTCTCGTCAATGCGCAGCGCCTTGCTGCGCTGGGGAAGCCCGCATGGATCCGAACGCCAGTCATCCCGGGGTACACCGACGATCTGGAGAACATCAAGGCTATCGGGCGGTTCATACGCGAGTGCCTGCCGAATGTGGAGCGGTGGGACCTGCTGGCGTACACCAACTTGGGGAAGCCGAAGTATCACAGGCTGGATCTGAACTACGCGCTGGACGCTGTGCCTCTTCTCACTCGCCAGGAGATGGAGACGGTCTGGCGTACCGCAGTGGAGTGCGTGCAGGTCGCCCAATGGTCGGGCGCAACCCGTGATTGA
- a CDS encoding pyridoxamine 5'-phosphate oxidase family protein gives MSILDSEPGLLDALRGEMTPKFLATRNAAGVPNVVPVVSILPSDNEPDTLFFGNFLLRKSIQNLQEDARLCVLVITPQLEGWVLLGDFVEFQRTGPYVERQMNSSLLRYNAYTGVRNAGILRVNSLLGAFKIGRLNVALDYLRTKMAAAGIRNAQGSGVHVPQPVRAEFAKMAAVKVLAWLGADGYPRIVPVLSLQPAGVDTMVHRVGRDAFGWPSDGDLVACNILTFEAVSYQLKGRWARCGKSGAVTVHEVYAGGPPLPGGRIA, from the coding sequence ATGTCCATCCTAGACAGCGAGCCGGGACTGCTAGACGCTTTACGGGGCGAGATGACGCCGAAGTTCCTCGCGACGCGGAACGCCGCTGGTGTTCCCAATGTGGTGCCGGTTGTATCCATTCTGCCCTCGGATAACGAACCGGACACACTGTTTTTCGGCAACTTTCTTTTGCGCAAAAGCATCCAGAATCTACAGGAAGATGCGCGACTCTGCGTGCTGGTCATCACGCCGCAACTGGAGGGCTGGGTGCTGCTGGGCGACTTCGTGGAGTTCCAGCGGACCGGCCCCTATGTGGAACGGCAGATGAACAGTTCTTTGTTGCGCTACAATGCTTATACGGGGGTGCGAAACGCGGGCATTCTGCGCGTGAACTCGCTGCTGGGCGCCTTCAAGATAGGGCGACTCAACGTGGCGCTGGATTACCTGCGGACGAAAATGGCCGCCGCAGGAATCCGTAACGCTCAAGGTAGCGGGGTTCATGTACCCCAACCGGTGCGCGCTGAATTCGCCAAGATGGCGGCTGTGAAGGTTCTGGCGTGGCTCGGCGCGGATGGTTATCCCCGTATTGTGCCGGTTCTGTCGTTGCAGCCGGCTGGTGTGGATACGATGGTGCATCGGGTGGGGCGCGATGCGTTCGGGTGGCCCTCCGACGGGGACTTGGTTGCGTGTAACATCCTAACGTTTGAGGCGGTGTCGTATCAACTCAAAGGGCGTTGGGCAAGGTGTGGGAAGAGCGGCGCCGTTACCGTGCATGAAGTGTACGCGGGCGGGCCGCCGCTTCCTGGCGGGCGCATTGCTTGA
- a CDS encoding FHA domain-containing protein — MAEIPEGDVPMLVLLGSPGARYLLTAPRARIGRDPGNDIVIPDRRVSRYHAEIVREGSEFMLRDCGSKNGTFVNGERIVQERRLQDGDEIQVALCCELVFVGPGATAPLVVGETAREPRKPGLSLDLAARRAWVGSVEVDPPLSPAQFRLLYLLWDARGRVVSREEIVAAVWPEESAEGISEQAIDALVRRLKERLAPLGADDYIVTVRGHGFRLQERADA; from the coding sequence ATGGCCGAGATTCCTGAAGGCGATGTGCCGATGCTTGTCCTGCTGGGCTCACCAGGAGCACGATACTTGTTGACTGCACCGCGGGCGCGCATTGGCCGAGATCCGGGGAATGACATCGTGATCCCGGACAGGCGGGTGTCCAGATACCATGCCGAGATCGTCCGGGAAGGCTCTGAATTCATGCTGCGCGATTGTGGAAGCAAGAATGGCACCTTTGTCAACGGTGAGCGCATCGTACAAGAGAGGCGTTTGCAGGATGGGGATGAGATTCAAGTCGCTTTGTGTTGCGAACTCGTGTTTGTAGGGCCTGGGGCGACGGCTCCGCTGGTAGTAGGCGAGACGGCGCGAGAGCCACGGAAGCCGGGTCTCTCTCTGGATTTGGCGGCGCGACGGGCGTGGGTTGGGAGTGTGGAGGTAGATCCACCCCTGTCACCGGCGCAGTTCCGACTGCTGTACTTGCTGTGGGATGCTCGTGGGCGCGTGGTGAGTCGGGAGGAGATTGTGGCGGCAGTGTGGCCCGAAGAAAGCGCCGAGGGAATTAGCGAGCAGGCGATTGATGCCTTGGTGCGGCGGCTGAAGGAGAGGCTGGCCCCTCTCGGAGCGGACGACTATATCGTTACGGTTCGTGGGCATGGGTTCCGGCTACAGGAGCGGGCGGACGCATGA
- a CDS encoding polyprenyl synthetase family protein, producing the protein MMQYHLGWLDQNLAEVPSYKGGKRLRPLLTLLSCEAAGGDVRQALPAAVAVELVHNFSLVHDDIEDRSEFRRHRESVWRVWGEAHAINVGDGLFALARLELGRLLDVGVPAMRVASIFHVLDAACIALTEGQFLDMRFETAESVSLDDYFWMIRGKTASLIACACEMGAMVATDDTGIIKALHDFGYNLGMAFQIDDDILGIWGRPEVTGKPAGDDLLNRKKSLPVVYVLESGLQLGAPPHMRHAAEIIQQAYQRGVTSDEDLHHAIAALEEVGAKEYCAQLSAEYTQQALAALSAPGLTPQSREALRTLAESLLGRQT; encoded by the coding sequence ATGATGCAATATCACCTCGGCTGGCTGGATCAGAATCTGGCCGAAGTGCCTTCGTACAAGGGTGGCAAGCGGCTGCGTCCGCTTCTTACACTGCTTTCGTGCGAGGCCGCCGGGGGCGATGTGCGCCAGGCCCTGCCAGCCGCCGTCGCCGTGGAACTGGTACACAACTTCTCCCTGGTTCATGACGACATAGAAGACCGCAGCGAGTTCAGGCGGCATCGCGAATCGGTGTGGCGCGTGTGGGGCGAAGCGCACGCCATCAATGTAGGCGATGGCCTCTTCGCCCTTGCGCGGCTAGAACTCGGACGACTGCTGGACGTGGGCGTGCCGGCCATGAGGGTTGCAAGCATATTCCATGTGCTGGATGCCGCCTGCATCGCCCTCACGGAAGGCCAATTCCTGGATATGCGGTTTGAGACGGCTGAGTCTGTCTCCCTGGATGACTACTTCTGGATGATTCGTGGCAAGACCGCCTCACTTATCGCGTGTGCCTGCGAGATGGGTGCGATGGTTGCCACGGATGACACTGGTATCATCAAGGCCCTCCACGATTTTGGCTACAACCTCGGCATGGCTTTTCAGATAGATGACGATATTCTGGGCATTTGGGGGCGCCCGGAGGTAACAGGCAAACCCGCGGGCGATGATCTTCTGAATCGGAAGAAGAGCCTACCCGTAGTGTATGTACTGGAAAGCGGTCTGCAGCTGGGCGCTCCGCCCCACATGCGGCATGCCGCCGAGATTATTCAACAGGCATACCAGCGAGGTGTCACATCCGATGAGGATTTGCACCACGCGATTGCTGCTCTAGAAGAAGTCGGCGCGAAGGAGTATTGCGCGCAACTCAGCGCCGAATATACACAACAAGCCCTGGCTGCGCTCTCTGCCCCGGGGCTTACGCCTCAATCCCGAGAGGCGTTGCGGACACTAGCCGAGTCTCTTCTCGGCCGCCAGACGTAA
- the rnc gene encoding ribonuclease III: MGVVFTHPIEQVLRHAFRDPALLQQALTHSSYVNENRDSVLADNERLEYLGDAVLDFMVAEWLFKQYPDLTEGQMTNLRARLVREDTLARVAQRIHLGEHLLLGKGEAESGGRARPHNLCAAFEALVGAVYLDAGLDVVRMVFKPLLQTELDQALHDESARDPKSLLQEWVQGRYHVTPAYETISEEGPDHAKTFTVQVLVNNRVLGIGTGASKQAAAQQAAAAALQRLQAEHP; encoded by the coding sequence ATGGGAGTTGTCTTCACCCACCCCATTGAACAGGTGCTGCGCCATGCATTCCGCGACCCCGCGCTGCTTCAACAGGCGCTCACGCATTCATCTTATGTCAACGAGAATCGTGATTCAGTCCTCGCCGACAACGAACGCCTGGAATATCTGGGCGATGCAGTGCTGGACTTCATGGTGGCGGAATGGCTGTTCAAGCAGTATCCCGACCTCACAGAAGGCCAGATGACGAACCTGCGTGCCCGCCTGGTACGCGAAGATACCCTGGCCCGGGTTGCTCAACGCATCCACCTGGGCGAACACCTTTTGCTCGGCAAAGGCGAGGCCGAAAGCGGAGGGCGCGCCCGCCCGCACAACCTCTGCGCGGCGTTTGAGGCCCTTGTCGGCGCCGTGTACCTGGACGCGGGCCTGGATGTCGTCCGCATGGTATTCAAGCCCCTCCTCCAGACCGAACTGGACCAGGCACTGCACGATGAGTCCGCGCGCGATCCCAAGAGCCTCCTCCAGGAATGGGTGCAGGGACGCTATCACGTTACCCCAGCCTACGAAACGATCTCCGAGGAAGGCCCCGACCACGCCAAGACCTTCACTGTTCAGGTGCTGGTGAACAACCGCGTCCTGGGCATCGGTACCGGAGCAAGCAAACAGGCCGCTGCCCAGCAAGCCGCCGCCGCCGCCCTCCAACGCTTACAGGCCGAGCATCCGTAA
- the aroQ gene encoding type II 3-dehydroquinate dehydratase, with protein MTVRILVLSGVNLNLLGTRQPEIYGRDTLEEMQRRLEQHFAGRDVELRFHQSNHEGEIVEQIHKAREWANGIVLNPGAYSHYSLAIRDAISSVNLPVVEVHLSNIHARESFRHNLVIAPVCVGSVVGFGWRSYLWGVEALLAHLSR; from the coding sequence ATGACGGTTCGCATTCTTGTGTTGAGCGGGGTGAATCTGAACCTGTTGGGCACGCGGCAGCCAGAAATCTACGGGCGCGACACGCTGGAGGAAATGCAGAGGCGCCTTGAGCAGCATTTTGCGGGTAGGGACGTGGAGTTGCGGTTTCACCAGTCCAACCATGAGGGCGAGATCGTGGAACAAATCCACAAGGCGCGTGAATGGGCCAATGGGATTGTCCTCAACCCCGGCGCCTATTCCCACTACAGCCTTGCCATCCGCGATGCGATCTCCAGCGTGAACCTGCCGGTGGTGGAAGTCCATCTCTCTAACATTCACGCCCGCGAGAGTTTTCGCCATAATCTGGTGATTGCGCCGGTCTGTGTGGGGAGTGTCGTGGGCTTCGGGTGGCGCAGTTACCTTTGGGGCGTGGAGGCGCTGCTGGCTCATCTTTCGCGCTGA
- a CDS encoding 2-hydroxyglutaryl-CoA dehydratase produces the protein MNDEGAWVGLDIGSLTVKIVALNREGRRIFAKVVPSGRSGVQVAKALLGEVPTQARFVVVTGYGRVCMEDADLEVSEITCHARGAKHLFDDVGTVIDVGGQDSKVLRIGTGGRVVQFAMNDRCAAGTGRFLEVMARALDVSVGDLDDLAARASSPVAISSTCTVFAESEVVGHLASGRRVEDIVAGLLDGIAARVAGLARQVGVQPRVVMTGGVALNKGIVSRLEALLGMPVVAPAECQIVGALGAALIGLEKGR, from the coding sequence ATGAATGATGAGGGGGCTTGGGTTGGGCTTGACATCGGCTCGCTCACGGTGAAGATCGTTGCCCTGAACCGCGAAGGGCGCCGCATTTTCGCCAAGGTTGTGCCGTCGGGGCGATCGGGGGTACAGGTGGCGAAGGCGCTGCTTGGGGAGGTTCCCACGCAGGCGCGGTTTGTGGTGGTAACGGGTTACGGGCGGGTTTGTATGGAGGACGCTGACCTGGAAGTCTCGGAGATCACCTGCCACGCACGCGGCGCTAAGCATCTGTTTGACGATGTGGGCACCGTCATAGACGTTGGCGGCCAGGACAGCAAGGTTCTTCGCATAGGCACAGGGGGCCGGGTGGTCCAGTTCGCGATGAACGATCGCTGCGCAGCCGGCACAGGGCGATTTCTTGAGGTCATGGCGCGCGCTCTGGATGTAAGCGTTGGCGATTTGGACGACTTGGCGGCGAGGGCCTCTTCGCCGGTAGCCATCAGTAGCACTTGTACAGTATTCGCCGAGTCGGAAGTTGTGGGGCACCTGGCGTCGGGGCGGCGCGTAGAGGACATTGTTGCCGGCCTGCTGGATGGAATTGCGGCGCGGGTTGCCGGGCTGGCGCGGCAGGTTGGGGTGCAGCCTCGTGTCGTCATGACCGGCGGGGTGGCGCTGAACAAGGGGATCGTGAGCCGGCTAGAGGCGTTGTTGGGGATGCCGGTAGTAGCACCGGCAGAATGCCAGATTGTGGGGGCCCTGGGCGCCGCGCTGATCGGCCTGGAGAAGGGGCGCTGA
- a CDS encoding long-chain fatty acid--CoA ligase: MERPWLKFYEPGVPASIPYPDIPLHQNLADAARDYPHSPATIFFDATLTYQQLDALADRFAAGLQQAGVKKGDRVAIYMPNCPQFIIAYYGALRAGAITVPCNPLYVARELEHQLNDSGSETIVALSKLYPVVRAIQDRTHLKRVIVTSIKEYFPPILRLLFTLLKEKKEGHVVDISNAPNTIWFQDFLRTAPPKPQPVPVQPQDTACLLYTGGTTGVPKAAELSHRNLVANAIQCCVWCSGKRGQERFLAALPLFHSYGMTTCMNAGIYLASPVILLPQFKLKDVLEAINKHQPTIFPGVPTMYVAINNYPDIKDYNLRSIRACISGAAGLPVEVQQKFQELTGGRLVEGYGLSEASPVTHGNPVFGDCRIGTIGVPFPDTDAKIVDLETGARELPPGETGELIIRGPQVMKGYWNRPDETALVLREGWLYTGDIARRDADGYFQIVDRKKDMIIAGGFNIYPRDVEEILYQHPKIKEAVVAGVPDEYLGEVVKAYVVLKEGETATEQEIIEFCRQSLAKYKVPRVVEFRKDLPKTMVGKILRRVLVEEERAKMAKAKQ; encoded by the coding sequence ATGGAACGACCCTGGCTGAAGTTCTACGAACCCGGCGTACCTGCAAGCATCCCTTACCCGGACATCCCCCTACATCAGAATCTCGCCGACGCCGCCAGAGATTACCCACACAGCCCCGCGACGATCTTCTTTGACGCAACGCTCACCTACCAGCAACTGGACGCTTTGGCCGATCGCTTTGCCGCAGGGCTTCAACAGGCGGGCGTCAAAAAGGGCGACCGCGTCGCCATCTACATGCCCAACTGCCCGCAGTTCATCATCGCCTACTACGGCGCTCTGCGGGCCGGCGCCATCACGGTCCCGTGCAACCCCCTCTACGTGGCGCGCGAGTTGGAACATCAACTCAACGACTCCGGCTCCGAGACCATCGTGGCGCTCAGTAAGTTGTACCCGGTTGTCAGGGCCATCCAAGACCGCACGCACCTCAAACGGGTCATCGTAACCAGCATCAAGGAATACTTCCCACCCATCTTACGCCTGCTGTTCACACTCCTCAAGGAGAAGAAGGAAGGGCACGTGGTGGACATCTCCAACGCGCCGAACACCATCTGGTTTCAGGATTTCCTCCGCACGGCGCCGCCAAAACCCCAGCCTGTGCCCGTGCAACCCCAGGACACCGCATGCCTGCTCTACACCGGCGGAACCACAGGTGTCCCCAAGGCCGCGGAACTGAGCCACCGGAATCTCGTCGCCAACGCTATTCAGTGCTGTGTCTGGTGCTCCGGCAAAAGGGGACAGGAACGTTTTCTCGCCGCCCTGCCCCTCTTCCACAGTTACGGAATGACCACCTGCATGAACGCGGGCATCTACCTGGCATCTCCCGTCATTCTCCTTCCGCAGTTCAAACTCAAGGATGTACTGGAAGCCATCAACAAACACCAGCCTACTATCTTCCCGGGCGTGCCCACGATGTACGTGGCCATCAACAATTACCCCGATATCAAGGACTACAATCTGCGCTCCATCCGCGCATGCATCAGCGGCGCCGCGGGCCTGCCGGTGGAGGTACAGCAGAAGTTCCAGGAACTGACCGGCGGCCGCCTGGTGGAAGGCTACGGGTTGAGCGAGGCATCGCCCGTTACGCACGGCAACCCGGTCTTCGGCGATTGCCGAATCGGCACCATCGGCGTGCCCTTCCCCGACACAGACGCCAAGATCGTTGACCTGGAAACCGGCGCACGGGAGTTGCCCCCTGGCGAGACCGGCGAACTGATCATCAGAGGCCCGCAGGTCATGAAGGGATACTGGAACCGCCCTGACGAGACAGCCCTCGTCTTGCGAGAGGGTTGGCTCTACACCGGCGACATCGCCCGCCGCGATGCCGATGGCTACTTCCAAATCGTGGACCGCAAGAAGGACATGATCATCGCAGGTGGATTCAACATCTACCCCCGCGATGTGGAGGAAATCCTCTACCAACATCCCAAAATCAAAGAGGCGGTGGTCGCAGGCGTCCCCGACGAGTACCTGGGAGAAGTCGTCAAGGCGTATGTCGTGCTCAAAGAGGGGGAAACCGCTACCGAGCAGGAAATCATTGAGTTTTGCCGCCAAAGCCTCGCCAAGTACAAAGTCCCTCGCGTTGTGGAGTTCCGCAAGGACCTCCCCAAGACCATGGTGGGCAAAATCCTGCGCCGCGTCCTCGTGGAGGAAGAGCGCGCTAAAATGGCCAAAGCCAAGCAGTAG